The stretch of DNA ctTATTTATTCTTATGGTGATCTTATAACTTGATCAAGCCTCAAACCTGTCAAGTCTCTGTGagtttacttttacatttagtGCTCAAGACTCAAGTTCACAGGCCTTGAGATTTAATGTGAGAAATtactctgaaaaaaataaaaaaataaaaataaaatcatcttcaCCCAAGTCTTAAAAGCAAAACCATTAAAATAGCCCCAAACAGTCCTGCTACTGGTTTATTATTTCAAGCTATTTGGCTATATTTGGTTGTGTGTATACTACCATCCTGTTGCATTCACAACATTAAGTGAGTATAAATTTACCTCTGTTTGTATGCTCTCTAGTTGTGTGAAGCTGATATTTCGGCTAAAAGCAGATTCTTCAATCTCTTCTCTGAGGGCACGAAGCTCTGTCCTCAAGGAGTGCTCCATTGTTACGGCCTAAATCATGGATGGAAGAAAGAAAGTTGAGAAAGCTTGTTGATCAGTGACAAAGACAGGACTCCCCAAACCTGCTAATCTGCATTGTTTCTAGTCTGCGCAACTATGATGTGACTCAGCACTTATGCAGAAAACCTGTCAAGCAACGTAAACTAACCTCTGCGAGCTGCTCCACCAGACGCTGGTTATGATTGGCCAACTGAGTCATTTGCTCACTCTCATCTTTTCGTCGGTTACGACCCTGGCTGTGGTGTTTCTCCAACTCAGCTCTTGAGGCTGCTAAATCCGCTGTCAACTCTAACTCCCTTTGTCTAGAAGCCAGCTCATTCAtctccagtttcctctgaagaacATGCTTCTCCTGCTGTAAAATCTGACACATTGAACTCCACATTAAAATTCAAAGACTTCAACAATGCATAAATACAGTTGTTATCTTCTAAATGTCGAGTGAAACCACAACAAGTATGCTGGCAGCAGATTCAGGGACACTAAAAAGCGTTTTGTTTCCACCAAACTAAATACTGTTCCAAAGTTTGCCAAATCATGAAAAAGACAGTCAACAGGAGCAGCTTTGTTCTCACCTCCATCTCCCTTTCCCTCTGCTCCAGAGAGGTTGCCagctcttcatttttttccagtaaaGCTTGCCCCAGTTCTGCAGCCAGTATTAGGTCAGTCTCAatccctcctctgctctcaaTGCTACTAGGAGAGGATGAGGGGAGAGCAAAGGAAAGCGAGACCGTAGAGGATGAGgacagaggaaagaaggagTCTTCCAGGCTGGGTGAGGGGAGACTGCTTTTCCTTGGGGTGAACATTGCTGACAGATGCATGAGTTTTGGTCAGTTAGAAACCATCATCCCAGGTCCTGGACTTATAATGCACGCTCACATAAGTGACATATCAACTGCCATTATTtagtttgtgtaaaaaaaaaaaaaaaaaaaaaaattaggaacCATTTTCCTTGACATTTGGTATGAAGTGAATTAATCACTTTATGAGTTTGTAATCCAGAGTATGTCTCCGCCAAACTATTTCTCCACTGTGGTGCAGGTGGGTGTCATCAAGTAAATCTGCGTGTGAGGAATAGATTAGTTAGTAGCAGTTTTCTGGTAATATAATCTAACATGGCCTATAAGGAGGTCTTTTGTTTGACAGGTGCTTTTGTTACTCTGAATGAAATGCCCATTCTACTATTATCATTGTTCTGCTCCCCTACTTGAATTCCAGAGGTATTGAGCTCCACTGTTTACACCAATGTATTGTATGTACCCAGAAATGACTACAGTAACAGCATTCCTTTTCCAGGTTTAAGTTTCAAAAAGCCACATACAGTGCATTCCAGatcattcaaaaataaaaaaataaataaaataattcactcCACACAAGTAGTGAAGTAAATATCAGTCAGAATTTCACACTAAAGTCTCAGTATTCCCTGTCTCTTTAAGCCGTATGTCCGTATGTCACCACCTCCTGTCTGCCCTGTTAATACCACATAGTCCTGCGAAACCATGTTGTCATCTTATTCAAAATAGTTTAAAATCTATCATCATCATAATGATGTTTATCATAACTAGTTTCCATTATGAGAACAAATAGAAACCTATGTTAACCCACCTAACTTTATAGGAACAAAAATGAAGTCGGTCTTACCTGACAGTTCCCGGCCAACTAACACCAGGTGTGGTCTTCCTGtttggtgagtgtgtgtgtttgtcatagAGAGTGTTTGCTCAAGAGAGGCTCAACGAGTTTCCTTAGCAGTATGTGAATATAGCTAGTGGCTCCACCTCTTCCTGAGGTAAAAGGTTTACTGAGCAAGAACAAGAGAGGGAGGAATAGAGATAGAGAGAGCAAGAAGGATAAGAAGAGAGGAGCAACAGATAGACGTTGCTCAGACATCAAGTTGTTAAACATGGAAGGCAGCACAGATTAACCCTGAGGAATTTAGTGCTTCAAAGATGAGAGGCAGCTCTGTTTGAGTGGGGGTGACAGGGTGAGAGATGGAAAGAGTTCAGGACACAAACAAGGATCTGTTtggctctcctcctcctcctcctcattcccCATCCTGTTTACCTGCTTGCATTGACTGAATGGACCTGTGTGTGCATTCATTAACGGGGGTGGGGAGAGTAGAAATGGGGAAATACTgtcactgcacctcctccttcagATTTGACAAACAGACCGAAGGGAATAAAAGACGAAGCAGGAGTTTTGTTTCATTAGGTGTGCACACTATACAGACATGGGTTGCAAACTCTTGTTTGCTCTTTTTGTCTGCCTTTTGATGGCAACCTCTGAGGCTGGAAGGCAGATGCCTAAACTATCGGATAAAAAACTCTGCGCTGACTCTGAATGCAGCCGTAAGTAGCAACAGTTTCTCTTTCCTGCTGTCTGTCCTGCTTTGAAGTTAACTATGTTTTGATCACATCATATATCAGCAGGTTGAGTCGAAATGACAACAcccatgtttgctttttttgccaTGCAAATATAATAGATATATTATTGTTACTATGAACATCAATCTGATTATACATTCCTATACAGACCCTATCTTGATAGCTCGTGCAGTGCAGGACTACTATCCAGGTGATTGCAGGTTCATCCCCATCAGACAGGGGCAGCTCGTCTATGTTTATGCACTTCTAAAAGACAGAGGCAACCTCTTCTGGGCAGGCAGTGTGAGtaaaaatgatataataaatattGCTGTGACATGACTCTTAACCATCAAGGGCTGTCAGAGATGTCCAACACTAACACCTGTTGCTTGAATCACCAGGTACAAGACTCCTATTATGGACAGCAGGAAGCTCGCATTGGCCATTTCCCCAGCAGCGTAGTTGAGGAGACACATGCTCTTGTTCCAGCCAACACTGAAGTCAAAACTACTGTAGgtggacacacacattcacacatgcacagagttTTTCAGATAAAGCCTTCTCCTaattcaaccattttttttataattccaGAAATGGGACTTCTACTGCTACTGATGTCTTACCAAGAAATCCCTACATGATCTACATTCAATACATGATTGTAAAAAGTATGCATAAGTGCTGATTAAATCTCTGTCTGACCGTTAAACATAAACTTCATTCTGTTTATGTAAATTTTGCAGATAGTAAATAATGCTTTTGAAAAAGAGATAAATGTAATTCTTGTTGTATTCTGTGTCACAGAAAATATGCATTAGTGatgcagaattttttttattaaaggagACTTTTGCAATTGTGTCTAATTCAATATGCTAcaaaaatttgaatttaatcCCAGATTTTTGTTCTATATCTACTATAATAAAAATTGTCcaaaattattgttttattattatattgaatCGGAGCACATCAGGATTCATCTGCCTCTTTCCAGAcatttttgtattgttatatgcagttccttttaaaaacagaaacgcacacatCAGAAATTTAGTTTCATCATTTATTCTGTatattgttttctgtgttaataTGCCAGATGGTTGTTGCCAGCATAAGTGACCTATAATTCTTGCATCTACAATCAAAATGCACCCACTTTCATTTACATCCACGTACACTATCCTTAGCAGCTCAGAGATCATGCTACACTGAAAAAGGAGCCCAGTGGTACATGCTGTCAAAGCGTCAGTTGCTCCTCATCCATCACTTTCCCTCTTGCTCATCCACCCGGTTTCTTCCTCTCAACACACTTGATCCCAAGGCTTTTTCTAAAACAAGTCTACCATATATGCCTccagcctcttcctcctcacacatccaaaaaaaactCTTACAGGATAAACAGAGCACAGTTGTCATCCACTCGCACAGTACTGTGTAGATGAAGTGATTGATGTTTAACAGATTTATTGTCTTTAGTGGAAATTTTGAAGAAGAATGTCCCCACACATTCTCTCAGTTAGCTGCTGCAAGCTAATTCAGATTCAGTTAACAAATGTATACAATTCTGTCACAAAATGCAGGGCTCATACAGGTGTTGAATCAAATGTCTGATCAAGGAAAGACAAAGACTTTCCTTTCCACTCAGACTCTGCtctacattttctgttttggtgTTCCATCTTCACAGGAAATAGGAATGTTGCGCTCAGGGCCAGGGGAGGATCGAGGTGCAGTGATTGTCAGCACACCATCGTATGACAGACTGGAGGTGACATCAGTCCCTGACACACCAGAAGGAAGCCTATACTTTCTCAGAAACTCTCTTGACACAAAACCATGGTCATCCTGAAAATAGAAATGGTCATCAGTAAAGTATCACCCAAACCAGTTGATTTTATATTGCTGCAGATTTCTGTCATtcctctaacctgtctgtcttcaTGTTTGGCATGGATTGTTATGAACTCGTCACTGACATTGACAGACAGCTCATCAGAGGAGAAATGCTTCACGTCCACAAAAATCACATAGCGATCCTTTTCCAAGCGCATCTATACAGACAGTACAACTATTAGGAGCAGTATTGAGGCACAAGTCAGCTAGGCATGAACAAATGATATTGGTTAGTAGTCAACTAACCAAagtaaaatcattattttaagaAGGCAGTTTACCTCACTGTGTCCATTTTCAGGCCAGCTGAACCAGCGCATGAACGAAGACCGCATCCAAGGAAAGGACCAGGTGAAGGGCCAGATCAGTGGCCACTCAGTGAGATGCTCTGCCAAAGGGAGGTCAGAGAGTCGATGTGGGAAGGCACGACGGTACCATGGATACTGGATGGGGATATCCATTGTGAGAAATGAAATATGAGGAAAGCTAACTTTTGGTGTGATTTTGTTTGTGATGGGTGCTGCTTTGCCctcctgaattgcatttatagGCCCTTCCCGTCAAGACTGTTTCTACACGTCCTGTGCAATCCCCTCCCCTTCCTAACCTCCAATGCACACTTGCACATACAGACTTTGCCAAACAGGCTGATCTTTCTGGAACAATGATGTCAACTGTTTGTCTCTACACAACCCCCattgtttcatctgtctgagTGCGACCAGTTgcctccctctttttctctgaCTCTCTATCTCTCCCTGTCCTCCCGGTCATGAGGTGACATTGGCTAGGAATACTGCTGATGCCCCCATGCTCATTCCCCAGGAAGTCCCCGtctggtgtgtgcgtgtgattttgtgagtgtttgtttgAGGAACAGCTGCCAGAGCATTAGCCTCCTGTGCAATGAGTGCCAGAAGCTTTAAGTTTGTGTGTGGACTGGATGTGTGATTGAATGGGAATTGATGAGTTTGTATGGGACAGCATTAGGTGACACTCTATGGTTGTATAATTTTGCAGTGAGCTCAGATGTAAAATATGAAGTTGCATCCAATGCTTGTGCTAACCAGTTCCTTCATCCTCTGCACCATATTGTCTCCGAGCAGAACTGCACATATCAAATCTGTGTCATCAGCAAGCACAGCAGTTCTGCTTGTAAACCACCATACCTTCAAGCCCTGTATTAGTACTTTCCATTCTTTTCTCAATCAGCTAAGCCATGGCATTGTGCCAAACTAACAGAGCCCGCGAACAAcccaattcatttttttatcatcaatAAATTCTGTGCTGCATAATTGTCCAATatcaatgtgtgtgttgtaaatgAACAGGCCGAGATGACTTTGACGAAAAAGCATAAAAGTCACTGCAATAGataaaaatatagataaaaataGTGTTTAAGTGCTCAGAGTATGGCAAGTATGGTCAGCAGTAAAATCACAATGAAAGCTTTTCATTTATAAGAAGAGTAATGATTAGATTAGCTTAAAGTCGATTAGATATCCGAGTTATTTTTATCTCTCAGAGAATAACTATAGATAAAAATACGCTGCATAAATGAGTGGGTGTTCGAATATTTCTTGTGAATATCTTGTATATTAGTGAAGTTGTTTACATTGCTTGAACATTGCTTCACCTACTTCCGGCGTCTTTAGTGTCGTTACCATGGTGACAAAAATATCCCCCAGTCGCTCTGTGCTGTGCGTTGTTACAAAGAGCAAAAGAAATGCGTTAGTTGGTTAAAATTACCTTCATCTGTCATAAAAATGGACGTACCGGCTTCACATTACGGAAAACTAGATAAAAGAAATCCAGTTATCTCAGCTTTTAAACGAGACATTAACTCGTTTGCAACACTGATGAAACAAGTTGCCTCTTCGTCCAGCCGAGACAATAGCTCCTATGCTAAAGGGTAAGGAATTAAAAGCAAGTTACCTTATTAGATAGTTAGCAGAGAACGTGGGTCATAAAAAAAGtgatatattttcttaataATTAGTAACATTGTTAGACGTTTAGGAATACAGAATAATACAAGGTTATTTTTATGCACAGCAGGCTTGGAGCAAAGAATACTGTTGCAGCCACGACTTTTAATACAATAACGTTAGTTAGTGCTAATGCAGACTTGTCGACCTTGGGGCCCTGCATATTTTTAACCCCAACTTTAAAAACATTGCAGATCACATAAATTGAATTTACTGCTGACACTTcgtttacattattacattaccatatttttaatttgattttcattttaagggTCAAAATCCTCGTGGAAATATGGAAAAAGTACAAAC from Mugil cephalus isolate CIBA_MC_2020 chromosome 15, CIBA_Mcephalus_1.1, whole genome shotgun sequence encodes:
- the cryabb gene encoding crystallin, alpha B, b; the protein is MDIPIQYPWYRRAFPHRLSDLPLAEHLTEWPLIWPFTWSFPWMRSSFMRWFSWPENGHSEMRLEKDRYVIFVDVKHFSSDELSVNVSDEFITIHAKHEDRQDDHGFVSREFLRKYRLPSGVSGTDVTSSLSYDGVLTITAPRSSPGPERNIPISCEDGTPKQKM
- the mia gene encoding melanoma-derived growth regulatory protein, which encodes MGCKLLFALFVCLLMATSEAGRQMPKLSDKKLCADSECSHPILIARAVQDYYPGDCRFIPIRQGQLVYVYALLKDRGNLFWAGSVQDSYYGQQEARIGHFPSSVVEETHALVPANTEVKTTKWDFYCY